One stretch of Minwuia thermotolerans DNA includes these proteins:
- a CDS encoding ABC transporter substrate-binding protein produces KDQIPGTSPGFGTAASADGEHYPYLFPAAASYWSQAGGAVEFARQRLGGDLKGKKIAYLFFDNPAGREGLPVVRKLAEMEGFDLQEFPVPSPGIEMDNQARDIARRFRADFVITHLFGRAPSVSMQALRRAGYPLEQVVSFVWGQSEADIEAGGGYAENVGYNGIQFAGVGDEFEVRREIEAMYKEEGRDLPSTFDSTVFYNRGLLTAALHVQAVRNAVEAKGGSADITGTDVRDGFRAIKEFKLGELVPPLNLAGGDHEGGGWVRVFTVTKDGFEPATDWFKGYRDVVFEMIEEEAAKQN; encoded by the coding sequence AAGGATCAGATCCCCGGCACCTCGCCGGGCTTCGGCACCGCAGCGTCGGCGGATGGCGAGCACTATCCGTATCTGTTCCCCGCGGCGGCCAGTTACTGGTCGCAGGCCGGCGGCGCGGTCGAGTTCGCGCGCCAGCGCCTGGGCGGCGACCTGAAGGGCAAGAAGATCGCCTACCTGTTCTTCGACAATCCAGCCGGCCGTGAGGGCCTGCCCGTCGTCCGCAAGCTGGCGGAGATGGAAGGCTTCGACCTGCAGGAGTTCCCGGTCCCCTCGCCCGGCATCGAGATGGACAACCAGGCGCGCGACATCGCCCGCCGGTTCCGGGCCGATTTCGTGATAACTCACCTGTTCGGGCGCGCGCCGTCGGTGTCGATGCAGGCGCTGCGCCGCGCCGGCTACCCGCTGGAGCAGGTCGTGTCCTTCGTCTGGGGCCAGTCCGAAGCCGACATCGAGGCCGGTGGCGGCTACGCCGAGAACGTCGGCTACAACGGCATCCAGTTCGCCGGCGTGGGCGACGAATTCGAAGTCCGCCGCGAGATCGAGGCCATGTACAAGGAAGAAGGCCGGGATCTGCCGTCCACCTTCGATTCCACGGTGTTCTACAACCGGGGCCTGCTGACCGCCGCGCTGCACGTCCAGGCGGTCCGCAACGCGGTCGAGGCCAAGGGCGGCAGCGCCGACATCACCGGCACCGACGTCCGCGACGGTTTCCGTGCGATCAAGGAGTTCAAGCTGGGCGAACTCGTCCCGCCGCTGAACCTCGCCGGCGGCGACCACGAAGGCGGCGGCTGGGTTCGCGTCTTCACGGTCACCAAGGACGGCTTCGAGCCGGCCACCGACTGGTTCAAGGGCTATCGCGACGTCGTCTTCGAGATGATCGAGGAAGAGGCCGCGAAACAGAACTGA